One window of Anas platyrhynchos isolate ZD024472 breed Pekin duck chromosome 11, IASCAAS_PekinDuck_T2T, whole genome shotgun sequence genomic DNA carries:
- the TRIP4 gene encoding activating signal cointegrator 1 isoform X2 has translation MAAPSPLLAWCVQHLRGDFGLDVGEEVVRYILSISDEDEIREYVVDLLQGTEGKKSRFVEELLSRWRKSSQLPSEPLPAYRKKDETSEAPRAGDQAKKGKRKGRNKQETPAYVEPSAPVEEVKTPIDLAKAQENNAGVSSSNNSCKKKAKYVSLYTKEGQDRLAVLIPGRHACECLGQKHKLINNCLVCGRIVCEQEGSGPCLFCGSLVCTKEEQDILQRDSNKSQKLLKKLMAGAENSGNLDAISKDLLPRQEARFKAGLEMAVKHKDKLLEFDRTSVRRTQVIDDESDYFATDSNQWLSKQEREALQKREQELRELRHASRLARKITIDFAGRQILEEDSGMAEYHSKLDETIEAINSGTLSKPAGSPEAKMTPNSGVLVNPRLLQPAPLWVDQTGLLPHRKAVRSVDAGDELGSERNRLRIQDRELQEISDDGWCLSMHQPWASLLIRGIKRVEGRTWYTSHRGRLWIAATAKRPSPQEISELETTYRMLLRKDVEFPSDYPSGCLLGCVDITDCLSQEQFNEQYPDLSQESGSPFVFICTNPQEMVVKFPIKGKPKIYVVSF, from the exons ATGGCGGCGCCCAGCCCGCTGCTGGCCTGGTGCGTCCAGCACCTGCGCGGCGACTTCGGGCTGGACGTGGGCGAGGAGGTGGTGCG CTACATCTTGTCAATATCAGACGAGGACGAGATCCGGGAGTATGTCGTTGACCTCCTCCAGGGGACCGAGGGGAAGAAGAGTCGGTTTGTAGAAGAGCTGCTGTCCCGGTGGCGGAAATCCTCGCAGCTGCCTTCTGAGCCCTTACCGGCGTATCGGAAAAAGGATG AGACTTCAGAAGCACCTCGGGCTGGAGACCAAGCGAAAAAGGGGAAACGCAAAGGCAGGAACAAACAGGAAACACCTGCGTATGTGGAGCCAAGCGCACCTGTGGAGGAAGTAAAAACTCCCATCGACCTGGCCAAG gCACAGGAGAACAACGCTGGagtcagcagcagcaacaatTCCTGTAAGAAGAAGGCCAAATATGTCAGCCTGTATACCAAGGAAGGGCAAGACAGGCTGGCAGTCCTGATCCCCGGCCGTCACGCCTGCGAGTGCCTGGGCCAGAAGCACAAGCTCATCAACAACTGCTTGGTTTGCGGGCGCATTGTCTGTGAGCAGGAGGGCTCCGGACCCTGCTTGTTTTGTGGCTCGCTG gtATGCACTAAAGAAGAGCAGGACATTCTTCAGCGGGACTCAAACAAGAGCCAGAAGCTGCTGAAGAAGCTCATGGCAG gTGCTGAAAATTCAGGGAATTTGGATGCCATAAGCAAAGACTTACTGCCTCGGCAAGAAGCTAGATTCAAAGCAGGCCTGGAGATGGCTGTGAAACACAAAGACAAGTTGTTGGAGTTTGACAGGACAAG CGTGCGTCGAACCCAGGTCATTGACGATGAATCGGATTATTTTGCTACGGACTCCAACCAGTGGCTGTCCAAGCAAGAAAGGGAGGCCCTCCAGAAGAGAGAGCAGGAGCTGCGGGAGCTGCGCCACGCCTCCCGGCTTGCCAGAAAAATCACCATCGACTTTGCTGGTAGACAGATCCTGGAGGAGGACAGCGGGATGGCTGAATACCACAGCAA ACTGGATGAAACCATTGAAGCCATTAATAGTGGCACACTGAGCAAGCCAGCTGGGAGCCCAGAAGCAAAGATGACTCCGAATTCTGGTGTTTTAGTGAATCCCCGTCTTCTTCAGCCTGCTCCTTTG TGGGTGGACCAAACTGGTTTGCTCCCACACAGGAAAGCCGTGCGGTCTGTGGATGCTGGAGATGAGCTTGGCTCGGAGCGGAACAGGTTGCGGATTCAGGATCGAGAGTTACAGGAGATCTCAGACGATGGCTGGTGCCTCAGCATGCACCAGCCTTGGGCGTCCTTGCTCATAAGAGGAATCAAAAG GGTGGAGGGCAGGACCTGGTACACATCTCATAGAGGGCGGTTATGGATTGCAGCCACTGCTAAAAGACCTTCCCCTCAGGAGATCTCTGAACTGGAGACCACCTACAGAATGCTGCTCCGGAAAG aTGTGGAATTTCCAAGCGATTATCCCTCGGGGTGCCTCCTAGGCTGCGTGGACATAACTGATTGTTTATCACAAGAGCAGTTTAATGAGCAG TATCCGGATTTGAGCCAGGAGTCTGGGTCTCCATTTGTCTTTATCTGCACTAATCCCCAGGAGATGGTTGTGAAGTTTCCCATCAAAGGAAAACCCAAAATCT ATGTTGTTTCCTTCTAA
- the TRIP4 gene encoding activating signal cointegrator 1 isoform X1 → MAAPSPLLAWCVQHLRGDFGLDVGEEVVRYILSISDEDEIREYVVDLLQGTEGKKSRFVEELLSRWRKSSQLPSEPLPAYRKKDETSEAPRAGDQAKKGKRKGRNKQETPAYVEPSAPVEEVKTPIDLAKAQENNAGVSSSNNSCKKKAKYVSLYTKEGQDRLAVLIPGRHACECLGQKHKLINNCLVCGRIVCEQEGSGPCLFCGSLVCTKEEQDILQRDSNKSQKLLKKLMAGAENSGNLDAISKDLLPRQEARFKAGLEMAVKHKDKLLEFDRTSVRRTQVIDDESDYFATDSNQWLSKQEREALQKREQELRELRHASRLARKITIDFAGRQILEEDSGMAEYHSKLDETIEAINSGTLSKPAGSPEAKMTPNSGVLVNPRLLQPAPLWVDQTGLLPHRKAVRSVDAGDELGSERNRLRIQDRELQEISDDGWCLSMHQPWASLLIRGIKRVEGRTWYTSHRGRLWIAATAKRPSPQEISELETTYRMLLRKDVEFPSDYPSGCLLGCVDITDCLSQEQFNEQYPDLSQESGSPFVFICTNPQEMVVKFPIKGKPKIWKLDSKIHQGAKKGLMKQKAVL, encoded by the exons ATGGCGGCGCCCAGCCCGCTGCTGGCCTGGTGCGTCCAGCACCTGCGCGGCGACTTCGGGCTGGACGTGGGCGAGGAGGTGGTGCG CTACATCTTGTCAATATCAGACGAGGACGAGATCCGGGAGTATGTCGTTGACCTCCTCCAGGGGACCGAGGGGAAGAAGAGTCGGTTTGTAGAAGAGCTGCTGTCCCGGTGGCGGAAATCCTCGCAGCTGCCTTCTGAGCCCTTACCGGCGTATCGGAAAAAGGATG AGACTTCAGAAGCACCTCGGGCTGGAGACCAAGCGAAAAAGGGGAAACGCAAAGGCAGGAACAAACAGGAAACACCTGCGTATGTGGAGCCAAGCGCACCTGTGGAGGAAGTAAAAACTCCCATCGACCTGGCCAAG gCACAGGAGAACAACGCTGGagtcagcagcagcaacaatTCCTGTAAGAAGAAGGCCAAATATGTCAGCCTGTATACCAAGGAAGGGCAAGACAGGCTGGCAGTCCTGATCCCCGGCCGTCACGCCTGCGAGTGCCTGGGCCAGAAGCACAAGCTCATCAACAACTGCTTGGTTTGCGGGCGCATTGTCTGTGAGCAGGAGGGCTCCGGACCCTGCTTGTTTTGTGGCTCGCTG gtATGCACTAAAGAAGAGCAGGACATTCTTCAGCGGGACTCAAACAAGAGCCAGAAGCTGCTGAAGAAGCTCATGGCAG gTGCTGAAAATTCAGGGAATTTGGATGCCATAAGCAAAGACTTACTGCCTCGGCAAGAAGCTAGATTCAAAGCAGGCCTGGAGATGGCTGTGAAACACAAAGACAAGTTGTTGGAGTTTGACAGGACAAG CGTGCGTCGAACCCAGGTCATTGACGATGAATCGGATTATTTTGCTACGGACTCCAACCAGTGGCTGTCCAAGCAAGAAAGGGAGGCCCTCCAGAAGAGAGAGCAGGAGCTGCGGGAGCTGCGCCACGCCTCCCGGCTTGCCAGAAAAATCACCATCGACTTTGCTGGTAGACAGATCCTGGAGGAGGACAGCGGGATGGCTGAATACCACAGCAA ACTGGATGAAACCATTGAAGCCATTAATAGTGGCACACTGAGCAAGCCAGCTGGGAGCCCAGAAGCAAAGATGACTCCGAATTCTGGTGTTTTAGTGAATCCCCGTCTTCTTCAGCCTGCTCCTTTG TGGGTGGACCAAACTGGTTTGCTCCCACACAGGAAAGCCGTGCGGTCTGTGGATGCTGGAGATGAGCTTGGCTCGGAGCGGAACAGGTTGCGGATTCAGGATCGAGAGTTACAGGAGATCTCAGACGATGGCTGGTGCCTCAGCATGCACCAGCCTTGGGCGTCCTTGCTCATAAGAGGAATCAAAAG GGTGGAGGGCAGGACCTGGTACACATCTCATAGAGGGCGGTTATGGATTGCAGCCACTGCTAAAAGACCTTCCCCTCAGGAGATCTCTGAACTGGAGACCACCTACAGAATGCTGCTCCGGAAAG aTGTGGAATTTCCAAGCGATTATCCCTCGGGGTGCCTCCTAGGCTGCGTGGACATAACTGATTGTTTATCACAAGAGCAGTTTAATGAGCAG TATCCGGATTTGAGCCAGGAGTCTGGGTCTCCATTTGTCTTTATCTGCACTAATCCCCAGGAGATGGTTGTGAAGTTTCCCATCAAAGGAAAACCCAAAATCT GGAAGCTGGATTCCAAGATCCATCAGGGAGCGAAGAAGGGGTTGATGAAGCAGAAAGCAGTGCTGTGA